The Terriglobales bacterium sequence CGTCCGCATCCCGTTCGACGCCGCGAAGACCTGGGGCAAGCGCGGGCAGATACCGGTGCACGGGGAGATCAACGGATTCGAGTTCCGCACCTCGCTCTTTCCCGACGGCCAGGGCGGGCACTCGCTTCTGGTCAACAAGCAGATGCAGCGGGGCGCGGGTGCGGTGGCGGGACACAAAGCTCACTTCCGGCTGGAGCCGGACAGGGCCGAGCGCGTGGTGCGCGTGCCGGCGGAGCTGGCCAAGGCGCTGGCGCAGTCGAAGCGGCTGCAGAAGTTCTACGAATCGTTCAACCACTCGATGCGGAAGTGGATGAGCGACCAGGTGGCCGCGGGAAAGGCGCAAGCCACGCGCGTCCGCAAGGCGGAGCAGGTCGCCGAATGGTTGATGGAGGCCATGGAGGCGGAGCGCGAGCTGCCGCCGCTGATCGCGCGGGCGCTGGCGCTGGACCCGGAGGCGCGGCGCGGGTGGGAGCAGATGACGCCGGCGATGCGGCGCGGGCAGTTGATGGGGATCTTCCATGTTCGCGGAGTGGAGTCCCGCGCGCGGCGGCTGGCCAAGACGGTGCAGATGGCGGCGGAGTACGCGGAGAAACATGCTTCGCGCTCGGGCTGACGCCCTCGCGCAACTCCTGTGTCGCCCCTGAAGGGGCTCAACCGAATTGTTGGAGCTTTCCCGGCATTCCGGCGCTGCGCGCCTCCATGCCGGGCTACTTTCATTCGCCCGCTTCGCGGGCTGTTTTCGTGAGGTGCACGCATGGCGGAGTTTGCTGGCAGACGAGTGATACGCGAGTACTTGCAAACCAACGACGCGGCGCCGGAGAAGCTGTTTCCGCTGCTGTGTCCGGTGCGGGAGGCGGAGTGGGTGCCGGGGTGGGAGTACCGGCTGATCTTTTCGAGATCCGGGATCGCCGAGCTGGGGTGCGTATTCAGCACGCCCAACGAGGATGGCTCCGAGACCACATGGATAACCATCGAGTATGAGCCGCCGCGAGGGGTCGGATTCGTGTGGGTGTGGCCGGGGATGGTGACGGCCCGATTGCGTTTCGACCTTGAGGCGGCCGATGGGAAGACGCGCCTGCGAGCCCGGTATGAGTACACCGGGTTGTCGGAGAAGGGGAATGCCGAGGTCGAGCGCTACAGCGAGAAGTGGTTTGCAGAGAAGATGAAGAAGTTCGAGGCGGCGCTGAATCATTATCTCGCGACCGGGAGAATGATCGCGGCGGGGGCGTGGGAGTAGGTCCTTCGCTCCGCTCAGGATTTCGGCAGCGGGCTCCTGCTTCGCTCACGCCCGCTAAACGCTTCAATTTTCGCGTTTCATGTTTCACGTTCTGAAACGGGTACAATGCTGCGCACCATCAGGGGGTGGCTATGAAGCGGTGGATGAGTGTGACCTTGGGCGTGGTGTTGTGCGCGGCAATGGCGAGCGCGGCCGATCCGCCGGTGTTCACCAGGCTGCAGAAGCTGGTGGGCACGTGGGAGGCAAAGAGGCCGGATGGGAAGATGTCAACGACAGAGGTGACGTCGGTTTCCGCCGGTTCGGCTCTCATGATCGTGCAGCCCGATGAAGGGTATGGCTCGATGATCACGATGATCCATCCGGACGGCGATCGCGTGCTCCTGACGCACTACTGCTCGGCGAAGAACCAGCCGCGGATGGTGGCCGAAGCGATGCCGGACGGAAAGACGATCAAGTTCAAGTTCCTCGATGTCACCAACCTGAGCGAGGGACAGCCGGGGCACATGCGCGACCTCGTGCTCACGCTGCCGGATAATGACCACATGAGCCAAGAATGGCACTTCCGGGGCGCCGACGGCAAAGACGTGACCGAGACCTTCAACCTGGTGCGCAAGAAATAAGATGCGGGGGAAGGCCTAAGTCCTCGGTTGCTGGTCTCTGGTGGTTGGCTTCACCGCGAGGTACACGCGCGGGGTCTTGCGCAGCCTGCTGGTCCAGTCGAAAAAGCTCTTTAGCCAGTATTTCTGATTGAGGAGGCGGTTGGCCTGGCGGGCCTCGTCGCCCTCGAGGAAACGGGCCTGGGCATCGAGCCAGTCGCCGAGCAGCTTGCCACGCAGGTCGCTGGGGGCGATGCGGACGCGCGGGTTATTGCGGATGCGCTTCACCTTGCCGGAATCGGCGAGGGTGTAGAGCAGCAGCTCGCCGTCCTTCTCGGCGAACCACAGCGGGGTGCGGACGCCGACTCCGGTCTTGCGGAAGGTCTCCAGACTGAGATATTTATGTGCGGCGAAACGGTCCAGTGCACCCACGCATCTATTCTATCGTTACTGCACGCCGAGATCCTTCGCGGCTAAAGCCGCTCAGGATGACGCCGGGGAGGTGAATGTGCGACTGCTGGTCCATTGGATACTGAGCGCACTGGCGCTGCTGATCGTGGCGCACATCGTGCCGGGGTTCTACGTAAGCGGCCTGGGCGGAGCGCTGATCGCGGCGCTGGTGATCGGACTGATCAACGCCACCCTGGGCCTGTTCCTCAAGGTCATTACCTTTCCCCTGGCGGTGCTCACGCTGGGCATCTTCTGGCTGGTGATCAACGCCCTGATGCTCATGGTGGCGTCGGCGCTGATGAAGAGCTTCCAGGTGCGGGGTTTCTGGGCGGCATTCCTGGGCGCGATCGTGCTGGCGCTGGTGAACATGCTCTTGCGCTGGCTGGTACCCACGCGCGAACGCTAAGAACTCACGGCCTCCTCTGGAAAAGAGGCGTCCTGACGGGCGTCTCTACCGGATAGCGTTGTACTTCTTCAAAATCTCCTGAGTGCGATCGAGAGGCAAGGCCTCGACGGTGTGGCCGCGTCCGGTGACGGCGGTAGCGCGGAAGAGCGAGTTATAGATGGCTTCTTCGGTGGCCTCGATGGCGGCCAGGAACAGCGGCGACATGGCGTCGTTGGGCAGGGCCGTGCGCTGCTCGGGCCGGGTCTCGCCGTGGAAGATGCGGCGGGCGGTGGAGAAGGCGATGGCGTAGTCGCCGCTGCCGTTGGAGCCGGCCGAGCCGGTGCGGGCCAGGCCCATGATGCCGCGGGCGGCCAGGCGGCGGAGATTGCGGAAGTCGAGGGGAGCGTCGGTGGCAATCACGATGATGATGGAGCCGTCGGGGGAGACGCCCTGACGGGCGTCTCTACCGAAGAGTTTGTCGTGCCCCAGTTCGCGGCCGACGGGCGCGCCATTGATGGTGAGCACGCCGCCGAAGTTGCTCTGCACCAGCACGCCCACGGTGTAGCCGCCGAGTGAAGCGGGCAAGCGGCGCGAGGCGGTGCCGATGCCGCCTTTGAACCCGAATGCTACGGTGCCGGTGCCGGCGCCGACGCTGCCTTCTTCGACGGGACCAGACTTGGCATTGCGGATAGCGTTCAGGACGTCGGCGGAGGCGATGTGGCGCCCGCGGATGTCGTTGAGGTAACCGTCGTTGGTCTCGGCCACCAGCGGGTTGACCGACTGCACATCTTCGTTGCCGGGAAGCGAGAGCATGTAGTCCAGGACGGCGTCGGCAACGCGGGGGACAGTGAGCGTCGAGGTGAGGACGATGGGAGTCTCGATCTCGCCGAGCTCGTTGACCTGGGTGGAGCCCATCAGCTTGCCGAAGGCGTTGCCGACGAACACCGCGCCCGGGACCTTTTCGCGGAAGAGGTTACCGGGGTGGGGCAGGACGGCGGTGACGCCGGTGCGGATGTCGTCCCCCTTGATGATGGTGGTGTGCCCGACGCGGACGCCTTCCACGTCGGTGATGGCGTTCAGGGGCCCGGGGGAGAGCACGCCGACGTGGATGCCGAGGTCGCGGGCGCGGGGACGCGGCGCAGACTGTGCCAGGGCAGAAATCACAGTACAGATCAGCACCACAAAGATCCGCAGCATCAATGAACTCCTGCGATGGAGGTGGCGGAACGCAGCCGACCCACCACCTCGGCGATATGGTTTTCCTGAAAGAGTCGGATGGCGGCGATTCCGGCGGCGCCGGCGTCGAGGCAGGCCCGGGCGTTCTCCAGGGTGACGCCGCCCAGGGCCAGCACGGGCATGGGAGAGACGAGGCGGTCGGGAGGGGCGGCGCGGGCGCAGGCCTGGCGGAGAGCTTCGAGGCCGGAACCCGGACGTCCGGACTTTTCGAAGACGGGAGCAAAGACGGCGAAGTCGGCGCCCTGGGACGCGGCGCGGGCGACTTCCCGGGAAGTGTGGCAGGAGACGGCAACCAGAAAGTTTCGCGTTTCACGTTTCGCGTTTCGCGAAAGAAGGGCGCGGGCGTCGGCGGCGGAGATGTCGTCGGAGCGAAGGTGGACGCCGCCGGCGCCGACGGCGAGAGCGATGTCGGTGCGATGGTTGATCAATAACTGCGTTTCAGGTTTCACGTTTCGCGTTTCGCGAAGGGCAGCGACCGCGTCTCGGGCCAGGGATTCCAGATCACGGGCGGTGAGGTCTTTTTCGCGGAGCTGGATGAAGTCCACGCCGGCGCGGGCGGCTTCGGCGATCTTCTTCAGGAGGCGGGAGCGGCGCTGCGCCTCGGAGCCCGGGAACCGAGTACGGTCGGTGATGTAGTAAAGAAGCAAGTCGTCGGTCGTCAGTCGTCGGTCGTCGGCCAAGGCGAATCATCCGCGGGTCTTGGCGATCTCGGGGGCCTTTTCCTTGGTGGGCGGCGGCGCCTGGAGGTGGAACTTGGTGAGGCCGTTCTTGAGGGTGGCGAAGGCCTCTTCGGGAGTGTCGGCCATGCGAAAAAGGTCTTTATCGTCGGGGGAGATGGTGCCGGAGTCGATCAGGGCATTGAGATTGATGATGCGCTTCCAGAAACGGCGGCCGTAGATGATGACCAGGATCTTCTTGGCCAGCTTCTGAGTCTGGGCCAGAGTGAGGATCTCGAAAAGCTCGTCCATGGTGCCGAACCCGCCGGGAAAGATCACCAGGGCCTTGGCCAGGTAGGCGAACCAGTACTTGCGCATGAAGAAGTAGTGGAACTCGAAGTTGAGGGAGGGAGTGATGTAGCAATTGGGCATCTGCTCGTAGGGGAGGCGGATGTTCATCCCGATGGTCTTGCCTCCGGCCTCGTAGGCGCCGAGGTTGGCGGCTTCCATGATGCCGGGGCCGCCGCCCGAAGTGATGACGAAGCGATGGCGCTTGCCGGGCAAGGTCATGGACCAGCGGGTCAGCATGAAGGAGAGCTTGCGGGCGTCTTCGTAGTAGCGGGCCATCTCCACGGCGGCCTTGGCCCGCTGAACCAGCTTCTGCTCCTGGGGCGGGGCGGGAGTGCGGGAACCGTCCTTTTCCAGCAGGAGCAGCGCGCTCTCGGCCTCGGAGCGGCTGTGGAAGCGGGCGGAGCCGAAGAAGACGATGGTGTCCTGGATGCGTTCCTTGCGGAAGCGGGCCAGGGGCTCGTAGTACTCGGACATGATGCGGATACCGCGGCCGTCGGGGGCGTGCAGGAAGTTCTTGTTCTCATAGGCCAGGGGAGCGATCGCGGCCTCAGGTTTCTTCTGGTCGGTCATCGGGAACGATTCTATCCCGAGGGGCGGGAAGCAAGGAACAGGAAGCAGGAGGCAGGAAGCAGGAGGCAGGAAGCAGGAGGCAGGAAGCAGGAAGCAGGAAGCAGGAAGCAGGAGGCAGGAAGCAGGAGGCAGGCTACTTGTGGATGGATTCCTTGTAGTGGACGGCTTCCCAGATGCCGACCCAGATGTCGATGAGGCCGATGCCGGAGACGACCCCGCGGACGAAGTCCTGGATGAGGAAGGCGCGCAGGGTGGGGAAGCGAAGCAGCAAGCCGTTCTCGGACCACAGGCGGCCGCCGTCGTACCAGGGCATCACCACCAGGAACATGCCGATCTCCACGGCGAAGGCGACGAAGATGAAGAGCATGATCCGACGCAGCCAGAGGGGCAGGGGGTGGGGCGCACGCCCAGAGGCGCCGCCCGCCGGCTTCTCAAGGACAGTAAGGTTCGGGGAGGCGCTGCTCAAGGGCGAGGTCTCATGTTCGTTGGGTTCGATCGGGGGCTCCTGCTGCGGGTTGTCCCGGGTCGAGACATCCCCGCGCGGCTCGCGGTTGGGGGCAAGATCCATCCTTCAGGGATTCTACGACTTCAACGCTTTGATGCGCTCCGCGACGTCGCGATAATCGATGTTGGAACCGTATACCTCCAGGAAGCTGTCGAGAGCGGCCTTCTTGTTGCCAGCGGCCTCGTAGGCATTGCCCAGCTCGTAATGGACGGCGAGCCGGCTCTCCTCGTCGGCAGTCGGGACCTTGAGCGCCTTTTCGTACCACTTGACCGCGGCCTGGGGCACGCCCTTCTCGACGAAGCAGTGCGCCAGCCAGGTATAGGCCTGCATGACCTGGCCGAAGGGGTGTCCGCGGTCGATGGCCTGGCAGACCTTCTGCAGTTCGCCGATGGCTTCGTCCATCAAGCCCATCTCCTTGAAGGCAACGCCCAGGTTGTAATGGGTGTCAGGATCCTCGGGCTCACCCTGGGTCTCTTCCACATCCTCCTTGAATTCGTCGAAGATGTCGGCCAGGGCGGATTTGGCCTCGTGATGCTCAAGGGTGACGGCGGGCGTGGCGGCAGCGGCTGCCATCGCGGGCGCAGCGGCGGGTGCGGGCGCCGGCGGAGGTGGCGGGGGCGCGGGTTTCGCCGCAGCGGGAGGCGGAGCAGGTTTGGCGGCCGGGGGCGGCGGTGGAGGCGCGGCGGGTTTGGCGGGAGCCTTGGCGCCGCCAATGGCGAAGTCCTCACCCAGCGATTCTTCGAGGTCGAGCACGAAGTCGCCCAGCACATTGGCGGAGGCGGCGGCCGGAGGCGGAGCTGCCGCTGGCGGCGGCGGAGGGGGAGCGACCGGCTCCGGGGCTGGGGCCTCGGGCGCGGCTTCCTGGACCACGGGGATCTCGGCGACCGGGGCAGCGGGCTCGGCTGCGCCCAGCGCGGCCTCGTCGAAGACCAGGGCCTGCACGGATGCCTCGGCCGGCGCCGGCGCGGCCTCGACCGGAGCCGGTGCGGGCTCGACCGGAGCCGGTGCGGGCTCGACCGGAGCCTCGATCTTCTGGGTATCGGCGGCGGCTATGCCGGCTTCCAGCAGGGCGCGGAGTTCGGCCAGGCCGGGAGCGCCGGGCGATAGCGATTCGCACTTCTCCAATCCGGTACGCGCTTCGTCGTACATGGACTGCGAGAGGTAGAACTTGACCTCCTCCATGAGGTCGGCGATGGCAGGACCGGCGGGAGCGGGCGGCGGCGGCGGTGGAGGCGCGGTCGGGGCCTCGGTGGTGGTCATGCTCTCCCACTCACCGGACAGGTCGATCTCGTGGGCAGCAGAGGGCGGCTGGACGGGCATCTCCGCCGTCATCGCCGGCGGCTGCACCGCGACGGAGAACTCGGCGGGGGCGGGAGGGGCGGCGGGCTCCATCACGGCGGGGGCTGCCGCTTCCATCTCCGCCACCGGAGCTTCGGGCGGCGGCGCGGTCGCAGCCTGCTGGCGGTACTTCTCCGCCATCTCGAAATACTGCTGCGCTTCCTTGGTGTGGCCAGCGACGGTGTACACCTGCTGGAGGACGTCGCAACAGGCGGCCGCTTCCGGGAAGCGTTCGGCGCGGGCATAGAGCGAGGCGAGCCGCTGATTCAGCGTGACGTCGGTCGGCGCCTGGGGAAGCACGGCCTGCAACGGGCCCAGGGCCTTGAGCGGCATGTTGTAGGTATCCATCAGCTCGGATTCGGTGATGGCGGCGTTGATGGCTTCGGCGACCTCGGGGCTGTAATCCTGGGCGATGGGAGGAGCGGAGATCTCCAGCTCGTCCACCATGAAAGCCTGCGCGCCTTCTTCCGGAGTGAGGGGGCGGGCGGCCGCGTCTTCGCCCAGGCGGGCGACGATCTGGCGGTAGTTCTGCATGTGGAGCGGGTTCTCCGGCTCCATCTCTGCAAGTTCTTTGTAGAGGTCACGGCCCTGGACCAGATCGCTGGCCGCGACACTGGCATGCGCCAGAAGCTCGGTCACCTCGGTCAGATGGGAGGTGTCGCCGGTCTTGAGATAGAGGGAGCGCAGTGCCCTGAGGGCGGGAGCGCTGTCCTTGATGCGTCCGATGGTGCCGTGCAGGGCTTCGAGCAGGCCTTGCGGGTTGGCCGCGAGCAGCTTGTCGGCGTGGGTGTCGTACACTCGCAGGGCAGCTTCGAATTCTCCCTTGGTGAGCAGGGCCTCGGCGAACGAGGTCATGCCGTTGGAATCGTTGTGCACGGAGAGCAGCTTGCCGGCGATGGGTTCGGCATCGGCCGTGCGCCCGAGGGCGACATAGGCCTTCAGCAGGGCACGCAGCGCTTCGGGCCGCGAATCCAGGTTGGGGATCTTCTCCAGATTGGCCGCAGCCTTGGTGGGATCGCCGGAATCGACCGCGATCTGGCCCCGCAGCATGAGGGCGTCGGCGTTCTGGGGATCGAGGTTGATGACCTTGCCCAGGGCATCGTCGGCCTGGTCGAGGGAGCCGCGGGCGAACAGCGACTGGGCGGCGGTGAAGAAGATGTCGCGGGCCTCGCTCTTGCGGCCGAGCTTGACGTACAAGTCGGCCAGCTTGGACTGCATAGCAGCGTTCTCGGGGTCAAGCTCCAGCATCTTCTGGAAGATCTTGACCGCGTCTTCGGTCCGCCCCCCTTTCATGTGCTGGTCGGCGATCAGCACGTACTGCGAACGGGCGTCGTTGTAGAGGCCCTGCTGGGTGTAGAGCTCGGCCAGTTTGATGATGCAGTCGGTGTTGTTGGGGGTCAGCTTGGTGAGCTTCTTGTACATGGCGATGGCTTTGACGGTGAAGCCTTCGCCGGAATAGGTATCGCCCACCCGCTTGAAGTATTGCACCGCCTGCTCGGCATTGCCCACGCGGGCGTAGAGGTCGCCGATGGTGTTCAGGACGGTGAGGTCCTTGGGATCCTCCTTGACGACCTTCTCGTATTCGGAGATGGCGTTTTGAAGTTTGCCCTGCTGGACGTACTTCTCCGCCGATGCCAGTACCTTCGTCTTGTTGAAACCGAAACCGAGCGCCATAAGGATCGGACTCCGGGCCTCTCCCATTCGCACAGCGCGTCAGGGGCGGGGGGTGGGCC is a genomic window containing:
- a CDS encoding phage holin family protein, whose amino-acid sequence is MRLLVHWILSALALLIVAHIVPGFYVSGLGGALIAALVIGLINATLGLFLKVITFPLAVLTLGIFWLVINALMLMVASALMKSFQVRGFWAAFLGAIVLALVNMLLRWLVPTRER
- a CDS encoding PPOX class F420-dependent oxidoreductase; translation: MGALDRFAAHKYLSLETFRKTGVGVRTPLWFAEKDGELLLYTLADSGKVKRIRNNPRVRIAPSDLRGKLLGDWLDAQARFLEGDEARQANRLLNQKYWLKSFFDWTSRLRKTPRVYLAVKPTTRDQQPRT
- a CDS encoding YdeI/OmpD-associated family protein yields the protein VRIPFDAAKTWGKRGQIPVHGEINGFEFRTSLFPDGQGGHSLLVNKQMQRGAGAVAGHKAHFRLEPDRAERVVRVPAELAKALAQSKRLQKFYESFNHSMRKWMSDQVAAGKAQATRVRKAEQVAEWLMEAMEAERELPPLIARALALDPEARRGWEQMTPAMRRGQLMGIFHVRGVESRARRLAKTVQMAAEYAEKHASRSG
- a CDS encoding P1 family peptidase, with translation MLRIFVVLICTVISALAQSAPRPRARDLGIHVGVLSPGPLNAITDVEGVRVGHTTIIKGDDIRTGVTAVLPHPGNLFREKVPGAVFVGNAFGKLMGSTQVNELGEIETPIVLTSTLTVPRVADAVLDYMLSLPGNEDVQSVNPLVAETNDGYLNDIRGRHIASADVLNAIRNAKSGPVEEGSVGAGTGTVAFGFKGGIGTASRRLPASLGGYTVGVLVQSNFGGVLTINGAPVGRELGHDKLFGRDARQGVSPDGSIIIVIATDAPLDFRNLRRLAARGIMGLARTGSAGSNGSGDYAIAFSTARRIFHGETRPEQRTALPNDAMSPLFLAAIEATEEAIYNSLFRATAVTGRGHTVEALPLDRTQEILKKYNAIR
- a CDS encoding tetratricopeptide repeat protein, with product MALGFGFNKTKVLASAEKYVQQGKLQNAISEYEKVVKEDPKDLTVLNTIGDLYARVGNAEQAVQYFKRVGDTYSGEGFTVKAIAMYKKLTKLTPNNTDCIIKLAELYTQQGLYNDARSQYVLIADQHMKGGRTEDAVKIFQKMLELDPENAAMQSKLADLYVKLGRKSEARDIFFTAAQSLFARGSLDQADDALGKVINLDPQNADALMLRGQIAVDSGDPTKAAANLEKIPNLDSRPEALRALLKAYVALGRTADAEPIAGKLLSVHNDSNGMTSFAEALLTKGEFEAALRVYDTHADKLLAANPQGLLEALHGTIGRIKDSAPALRALRSLYLKTGDTSHLTEVTELLAHASVAASDLVQGRDLYKELAEMEPENPLHMQNYRQIVARLGEDAAARPLTPEEGAQAFMVDELEISAPPIAQDYSPEVAEAINAAITESELMDTYNMPLKALGPLQAVLPQAPTDVTLNQRLASLYARAERFPEAAACCDVLQQVYTVAGHTKEAQQYFEMAEKYRQQAATAPPPEAPVAEMEAAAPAVMEPAAPPAPAEFSVAVQPPAMTAEMPVQPPSAAHEIDLSGEWESMTTTEAPTAPPPPPPPAPAGPAIADLMEEVKFYLSQSMYDEARTGLEKCESLSPGAPGLAELRALLEAGIAAADTQKIEAPVEPAPAPVEPAPAPVEAAPAPAEASVQALVFDEAALGAAEPAAPVAEIPVVQEAAPEAPAPEPVAPPPPPPAAAPPPAAASANVLGDFVLDLEESLGEDFAIGGAKAPAKPAAPPPPPPAAKPAPPPAAAKPAPPPPPPAPAPAAAPAMAAAAATPAVTLEHHEAKSALADIFDEFKEDVEETQGEPEDPDTHYNLGVAFKEMGLMDEAIGELQKVCQAIDRGHPFGQVMQAYTWLAHCFVEKGVPQAAVKWYEKALKVPTADEESRLAVHYELGNAYEAAGNKKAALDSFLEVYGSNIDYRDVAERIKALKS
- a CDS encoding TIGR00730 family Rossman fold protein, with amino-acid sequence MTDQKKPEAAIAPLAYENKNFLHAPDGRGIRIMSEYYEPLARFRKERIQDTIVFFGSARFHSRSEAESALLLLEKDGSRTPAPPQEQKLVQRAKAAVEMARYYEDARKLSFMLTRWSMTLPGKRHRFVITSGGGPGIMEAANLGAYEAGGKTIGMNIRLPYEQMPNCYITPSLNFEFHYFFMRKYWFAYLAKALVIFPGGFGTMDELFEILTLAQTQKLAKKILVIIYGRRFWKRIINLNALIDSGTISPDDKDLFRMADTPEEAFATLKNGLTKFHLQAPPPTKEKAPEIAKTRG
- a CDS encoding thiamine phosphate synthase produces the protein MADDRRLTTDDLLLYYITDRTRFPGSEAQRRSRLLKKIAEAARAGVDFIQLREKDLTARDLESLARDAVAALRETRNVKPETQLLINHRTDIALAVGAGGVHLRSDDISAADARALLSRNAKRETRNFLVAVSCHTSREVARAASQGADFAVFAPVFEKSGRPGSGLEALRQACARAAPPDRLVSPMPVLALGGVTLENARACLDAGAAGIAAIRLFQENHIAEVVGRLRSATSIAGVH